A window of Hyalangium ruber genomic DNA:
GGCTCGACGTCACGGTCGACGACCGCCTCACCAGCATCGTCGAGCAAGGCTTCGACGCGGGGATCCGCTTGGGCGAGATGCTCGACAAGGACGTGGTGGCGGTGCGCGTCACCGAAGACATGCGGATGGCGGTGGTCGGCTCGCCCGCGTACTTCGCGGCGCGTGGGAAGCCGAGGCACCCGAGGGAGCTGCACGCGCACGACTGCATCAACTACCGGAACACCACGAGCGGCGCGCTCGCCCGGTGGGAGTTCTCAGACAAGGGGCGCGACATCACCCTCGCCGTCGACGGACGGCTGAGCACCAACGACAACGCGCTGATGCTCCGCGCGGCGCTCGACGGCGTCGGCCTCGCCCTCCTGATGGAGAACTCGGTCGCGGAGGCGCTGGCCAGCAAGCGCCTCATCCGTGTCCTCGCCAGCTACTGCCCGACCTTTCCCGGCCTGTTCCTCTACTACCCGAGCCGGACGCAGCTCGCGCCCAAGCTCCGCGCGTTGGTCGACTTCCTGCGCGCGCGGCGGAGAGGCGGGCCTGAGTAGACGCGGCCAGGCTGGCG
This region includes:
- a CDS encoding LysR family transcriptional regulator, which gives rise to MLDELSGLTALVAVANKRSFTAAAAQLHVTPSAISQSVRALEERVGVRLLQRTTRSVGLTEAGERFLAQLRPAMEGVHAAFESLDAVRGRPAGTLRLSIPRLASTPVLEPILAEFLAAYPEIRLDVTVDDRLTSIVEQGFDAGIRLGEMLDKDVVAVRVTEDMRMAVVGSPAYFAARGKPRHPRELHAHDCINYRNTTSGALARWEFSDKGRDITLAVDGRLSTNDNALMLRAALDGVGLALLMENSVAEALASKRLIRVLASYCPTFPGLFLYYPSRTQLAPKLRALVDFLRARRRGGPE